A segment of the Butyrivibrio fibrisolvens genome:
GGCCCACGATCACTTTTCTCTCAATTCCCATGCGGGATACGATATGACCATATTCTCTGTCGCCATGTGCTGACTGGTTCTCATTCATGAAGTCCATATCAATTGTGTCATATGGAATCTCTTCATTGAACTGTGTATGAAGATGACAAAGCGGCTTACGAAACTCCTGAAGTCCCAGGATCCACATCTTTGCTGGTGAGAAAGTATGCATCCATGTGATGACACCTGCACATTCAGGATCATTGTTGGCATCATTAAATGTCTGTCTGATCGAAGCCTGGCTGATAAGTGTTGGTTTAAGTACAACTTCAAACGGAAGCTTGCCGCTTGCGTTTAATCCCGCAACGATCTCTTTAGAATGATCTGCAACTTTTCTTAAGCATTCATCACCGTAAAGGTCCTGTGAACCTGTTGCAAACCAAAACTTGTAACTTTTTGTAAACTGCATTTTCTTTTCCTCCTATTTTATGTTCCTTACAGATCCTCTCTGTATTACATCTTCTATAAATTCATATGTTGCATCATAGTTTCTGTTATGAATAAGATGGATAATGTTCTCTGCTGCCTTCTCTCCAAGCCTTTCCTTAGGATGGGGCACGGAATCAAGTTCAAAGCCGTTCATCTTGGCCATATCCGAATCATCCATACTTACAACCGACATACGCTTTGGAACCATTATTCCTGCAGCATGAAGGACACCTATGGCATCAACCGCAACCTGGTCATTGTAGGCAAAAAGCGCTGTGCAGCCGTCAAATCTCCTGCGGATCCTGTCGTAATTATCTTTCATATGGGATATATCATCTGTATCAAGCCAGACAACCCACTCATCACTTACCGTAATGCCCGCTTCCATCATAGCCTTTAAATATCCGCTGTAGCGCTCATGTCCCTGCCTGTCATCAAGCTTTAATATGCAGGCAATGTTCCTGTGACCTGCATCTATCAGCTCTTTGACCGCGCGGTAAGCGCATTCCTTATCTGCAAGTGATACATGCGGGAATGGGAGCTGGGTATAATTACTGTTTAGGAAAAGAATCCTCGTGCCTTTTTTATCAAGTTCGGCAAGAAGGTCTATATTAGGATTGGGAAGAGCACTTCTTGAAGGTTCTATAAGAAGTCCTGCCACGTCTCCATTATCAAGGAGATCCTGAAGGATAGCCCTTTCCTTGGTAAAAGTATTACCTGTAAATGAAAGCTGCATGGTATAGCCATACTCTGTCAGCTTGTTCTCAATTCCCTGAATTGTCTTTGGAAAAATATAGCTGTCGACGTAGGTTGTAACTACAGCTATTCTCTTGGAAGAGTTCTCTACAAAATCGCCTTTTACATAGGTACCGCTTCCTCGTTCTGCAGTCAGCTTACCTTCTTCAATCAGATATGCAATAGCGTGACGAACTGTCTGTCTGCTGATGCCAAACTTCCTGCAAAGTTCATTCTCAGATGGTATCTTACTTCCCGGAGGATAATCCCCCTTGTCGATCTGCTCGGATATCCATCCGACTATCTCCTGGTATTTAGCCATATATCCCTTGTCAGCCCCTTTTCGAAGTTGTATTGTTGTAGATTTAAAGAATACATCTTTTGTATATCAATCCGTTTTTACAGCCTGAAATGTAAAAAGATACAAGCCCGCAAAGAACTCATTCCTTCTTGAATCTATAATTCATGAATGCACAAAGACTTGTATCTCTATAATAGATAGTGGCACCAGCTATGTCAACAACTTATGCCAGTTAAATATATACAATCATTTAAAGATGTATATGTACAACTTTTTTTGCTTTACATGCGTAAATTGACATTTAATTACATCATAATTATAATATAATTATGAATGACATTAGATTTGAATGGGATGAAAACAAAAATCGGATCAATATAAATAAACACGGATTAAGTTTTAATGAAGCAAAGACTGTATTTTATGATACCAATGCAATTCTTTTCGATGACCCAGATCATTCTGAAAACGAAGACAGATTTTTGATAATAGGATTCACTAAATCAGAAAAATTATGTATAGTCAGTCATTGCTACAGACAAGATGACGTAATCCGACTTATCTCTGCAAGAAAAGCAACTACATCAGAAGCTTCATTTTATGAAGAATATAACGGAGGTTAATAATATGCGCAAAGAATATGATATTAGCAATTTAAATCCGAGAAAAAATCCTTACGCTAAACAGCTAAAAAAACAAATAACTATGAACATCAGTATCACCACTATCAATTATTTTAAGGAGCAATCTGAAGAAACTGGTATCCCCTATCAGACTCTTATAAACCTCTATCTCACAGATTGTGCTGAGCACAAGAAAAAGCTTTCAATGACTTGGAATTGATTTCGGATTCTTATTTATTGTTTTATAACGTAAACCAGCCCCAAAAAGAATAATTCATTATGAGTAAAATACAATTTCCTAAACCCGGCAATTTCATATACCCCGTTCCGGCTGTTATGGTCAGCTGCCAGAGCGATAACGAAAAACCCAATATAATAACTATTGCGTGGACCGGTACTGTATGTTCAGATCCTCCAATGGCCTATATTTCTGTAAGAAAAGAAAGGCATTCCTATCAGATGATAAAGGACAGCGGATGCTTTGTAATAAATCTTCCTGACAAGGATCTGGCTCATGCTTGCGACTACTGCGGCTGCACCTCAGGACGAAAGGTTGATAAATTCAAAGAATGTCACTTAACTCCTGTAAAGAGTTCAGTAGTATCTGCTCCCATGATAGAGGAAGCACCTGTATCTATCGAGTGCAAAGTAACTCAGGTAATCCCCCTCGGAACGCACGATATGTTCCTTGCTGAAGTTGTGGCCGTTCATGTAGATGAGAAATATATGGATGAAAAGAACGCATTCCATATGGATGACATAGGAATGTTTGCATATGAACACGGAACCTACAGAGAACTTGGCGCCAAACTTGGAACTTTCGGATATTCAGTCAGGAAGAAGCCGACCGCTTCTAAGCCTTCTTCCAAGAAGCCCCAAAACTCTGCTTCACATGCTTCAAAAAGCAAGAAAAAGACCCGTTCTTCTCGTAACAAGAAAAAGACTTAAGCCAGTAATTAAGGCCGCAGGTAAATCCTGCGACCTTTTCCATTTCCCACAATATCTTCAATTCAAACTTCGCACATATAAACCGTAGCCAATACCCCTTTATATGCGCGAAGTTTCAACTCTTTAATACTTCTGTACCGGTGTCCAGTAGTTCGAATTCAGATAATCTGTAAGTCTGTAGCTGTAATATACATTCTCGTTGTCCATTGTAAGTGTCTCGATGTAAAGTCCGTCTGAACCAACCACAAGTGACTCTTCATTCAGGAAATAGCTATCCTGGAAAGTTCCATCATAAGAGTAATAGTCACAAAGGAAATCAATCTTATCACCTTCTACGATCTCGACAAGTCCTTTTCCTTCAGTTGAAAAACTGTTCTCGCCATCAGATCCCTTATATACAGCCTGTGCTCCAAGGATCACTCCCTCTTCATGTTCTGATGAGAACTCTACCATTATATTAACGTATTCTCCGTTAAGCTCTGCAGGGATATAGCCTAAAAGATAGTAATATCCTGTATCTGCATCATAATCATCCTGGCAGATATAGAAGGCAACAAACTGTCCGTTAACTGCCATCCATGTGCCATCATATGTAACGATCAGATCTCCGTCATCGTTGTAGCTTGCAACATTATCTATACCAAGATCAATGTAGCCTGCTCCGTCATCAACGAATACGTTAAGTCCCACTGATTTCATCTGAGACCACTGATCTTCGCTTAGTGATACAACATTTTCTCCACCTTTTTGTGTTAAAGCAAGGTCATCTGATGTGATACGTGCTCTTCCGCCAAGAAGGGATGCAAAGCTTTCAATAGAGTCGCTGCTTACAAGGCCGCTTCCACCAAGAAGAGATGCATAGTCAAGAAGTGAACCATAACCTGATCCGGATCCTGAATACGAGCTATTAGTAGATGAACCCGCTCCAGAGAGCGCCTGCATAAGTATTGATGTTATATCTACAGAAGATGATGACGACTGTGTCTGTCCGCTTCCTCCAAGAAGGACATCAAAAAGGCCTGTTCCCTGAGGAGCCTGTGATGTTACGATCTGGCCGGATGATTCAAGGGTAGCAAAAGACTTGATAGAGTCTGAATATGAACCATCCATATCAAGGTTTTCATATATCTTGACCATAGAGTTCACTGACTTAAGGGAACTGTATGGGAAATATATACTCATTCCATATGCGTTTGTAACATTATAGGTTTTATTGTACTTAACACATCCCTTAACAGCATCTGCAAGCTTTAAGGCATCTTCTGTTCCAAGGTTATTACAGAAGTTAACAAGGTCTACCTGATCTATATGAGATGAACTTGCAAACTCTCTTGTATCACTTCTGGCTTTAGCAACGTCCTGATAGTTCTCGCTCTTAAGCTGGGCATTAAGGCTTGTTCCAAAGCTTGCAAGAACGTCAGGTATTACGCCTTTAAATTCTGCAAGATCTATAACAGAAAGAGTTGTTTTTGATCTTGAAGAAGATGATGCACATGCAGATGTGAAGTCATCTATTATTTTTTTTGCCAGATCAACAGTTTCTATTGATGTGTTATTAGAAAGATCTGTAAGCCAGTTTGTGTAGTACCAGCCTGTTCCGGGCTCTGTTTCTTCTGATGCGATAAGGTAGTCCGCGCAAGGCTCGACCGCCATTGCTGTCTCCATACCGGCCATGAGGCAGGCATCAAATCCTACGAAATCATACTTGATTCCTGTCTTCTTGAGGGCATTTGAAATCTCATCTATGGTCATGGTCCTGTTAGGATACAGTTCGTCATATCCATAACCTGATACAGATCCGCCGCCATGATCCCAGAAGATGAGCATGTATCTGTCTGCAGGGTAATTCTTAGTAGCAAAATTTATAAAGTCTACAAGAGTATTAGGATCTGTCATCTGCTTAGATCCAACATTCTTATCAAGAGCTTTAAGACCGCCCTTTTCAACCTCCCAACGCTGGTTGGTAGATGCGCTTATAACAGAATTCTGCCACTTTTTGGCACCGCCTGTTTCTACAATAACATTGACCTTATCAGAAAGATCTGCATAGACCATTTCGTTAAGGTCTCTGGTTGCCATGCCGCTTCTACTCTCAAGGTCAGCTCCGCACATGTATACCATTACTGTAACTGTGTCTTCACCGCCGCCTTTTATTGTAGTGTACTTATCTCTTGCAGCATCTGAAACCGTTTTGTCTGCGGCAGACATGGATGTATCCTGATATGCATTTGAGGATGATGTCATCCAGCCTGTTCCTGTATTTGAAAGCGTTGTTCCTGAATAAGAGCTTCCGCCTATTCCTGTGCCGGAAGTAGAGGTACCTGTGCCTGTTTCATAGTCAGACAAAAAAGAACTTCCGCCGCAGTTTCTCATTACAAAGAAAAATACAACTGCAAGAATAATCAGCATAGGAAGAAGTTTTATGCCGCCGTAGGATGGGCCGCCTGTGCCGCCTCCATAATAGCCTCCGGTCCTATGTGATGATCCTGAAGAAGAAGCCGGTCTTGATGAACCCAAAGATCCTGATCCTCTCCCAGGTCCGTGTAATCCTCCAGTATTTCCTACCTGACCATGGCCTGTACCACTACCTCTTTTGCTAACGTGGCCTGTACCTGATGATGGAGCTTTTGTTCTTGAATGAGGACGATTATCTGCCATAATATATCTCCCTTATAACATCTGAAAAAATATGTGAACACATGAACTTTAGACCCTATTATCATAGCACAAATTGGACTAACCGTTTATCCTCGCCATAATTTACGTTTTTATGTTTGGTTTTATAGATTTCATGGTATAATTACCAAATAGTCGTTCTTGGGGGAGAAGCAAATGGATCTACAAACACAGACATCTAATATTTTAGGGAGTATATCAGATACTGCTAAAAGTATCTGTAGCGATAAAGTTCTTTTTCCAAAAGAAAAAGGAGATAAAAAGAAAGCTGAATGTATTCTTATAGGTCTAATGACCTGTCTTGTAGCTGCTATGGGGGATAACCCCAAGCTTGCTTACAATATTCTTCCGGAATATCTTAATAAACTTGGAGAAGACGTACCTAAAAAGGACTACAAAAAGTGTTCCAGGGATTCCATGTCCTTTTACAACAAGTTCCGTGATATAGGTGCAAGTGTCCAGTTCTCATCTTCTGACTGGGAAGATGTTATGGCAGCAAGCTTTGCCGATCTTATCATGAAAGGTCTTGAGGCAAAAGAATCTGACGATGCCCAAAAAACTCTCGTCCTGCTTGTACAAAAACTTGTCGAGGAGTCTAAAACCTATTCTGAAACAGAGGTTACTGTCGTAAAGTTTGTATCACATAAAAAGGCGCTTATTGCACTTGCTATCGCATCTGTCTTATTATTTGCAGCCCTTACCTGCGCTAGTGTTTTTGCATATACGCTTATATCAAGAAACAGGGAGCTTTCCGCTTCCATAGAAAGCCTGCAGACTCAGAACAGTGAACTTATTTCAACTGTTTCTTCTCAGGAAGAAGTCATCGCTTCTCTTAACGGTCAGATCGATGATCTCGATCTTGTAAACTATGAGCTTGGAACAGAGATCACTGAGTTTTCTAACTATATCGAGGATCATGAATCAGATATTCAGGTCAGCGAGCATCTTGAAAGCTTTGACGCTGAAGCCAAAGAAGGTAGCGGAAGCTTTTATGCTGACAGCTACGTTGTGACAACAAGCGGAGAAGAGGTTTCCATTAACGTTACCATGAGTTTTTATGGGACCTGTAATCTTCAGGGAGATAACAAGAGGATCACTGCTGCCTGGGATGACCATTTCACAGATGATGGAACTATTAAAGTCACCTTCACCCCTGTTAAAAAAGGTGCCACAACCTTCCACTTCTTTAATGACCAAAACGGAGATACTTTTGACGTTCTTGTAATCTATGTTTAAGGAATAATGTTTTTAGAAAGGATTCTAAATTTATGAAAAGCAATGGAAATAAAAAAATACTTACAACTATTCTCACAGCAGTACTCGCTGTTGTAATAGCACTTTCCGGATATTTGCTCATCGCATTCATTGGTTCTTCTGTCCAAAATGGTTCTCCATCTTTAAATAAAGATCTTGATGATAAGACTGAGGATACAGACAGCGACATAGACAATGCTAATAAAGATGATGATCTTTCTTCTGATGAAGAAGGTTCCGATAAGAGTGCTTCTGATGTTGAAAGCCGCCGCACCAAGAACTATGATGGTCCCAGAATCTGCCAGGCTGACCAGTATATTTATAATTCAGACGGGAAGATCATAAAGGATTTTCATGACGGCGAAAGATACTACCTGGAAATGACTGTAAACGCTGATGCTTCTGAGGCTGTTCTTGTCTATGACAATGTATGTTATTACATAGATGCTGACCTTAATATGACTGAGATAGAGACAGATGTTAATGATGCCGGCATCTGCTTTGATGGAGGTTATTGCTACTATGTAACAGGAGAAGTCGGGACTACAGAGCAGGAATTATTTATTTACGATATATGGAATCAGACTAAGGAGTCAATTTATACCGGAAACATTATAACTGTATGTATTTCGCCAAACGGACAGGTAGTTGCTTTTTCAACCTGTTACGGGAAACCAGGGCTATACACAGATGGAATAGACATTAAAGCACGTTCATACAATATTGATAATGATCCAAGCCTTATTGCAATTTCTAATGACGCAAGCATGATATATTATAATGAATTTGGTGGAAAAGACGACGAGTTTAAATGTATAGACCACGGGCAAGAAGTAACACTAAGTACAAAACGTATGCTGGAAAGCTATTTTGACAAAGAATGTAAACAGATAATGTACATGGATAAGGAAGGAGTCAAGTACTATAAAACCGAAAGCGGAGAGCCAGTGATCATAACTGAAGATACAGAGGAACTTCACTTTGATGTAGCGAGAGGCATTAGTATGCCTATATCCTTTTTTTCAGAACATTACATTCTTGATACAGACTGCTTTTCAGATGCACTTATGATGCATTCATTTGATGATTGCTATGCTTTTACAGGCCTTGTTCCAGAGATTATCTGCCTAACATCAGGTAATGAAAAAGCACGGAATTTCAGTACTGCTATTACTGATGAGGGGCCTGCCTGCATTGGAACTTCTGAGGGCAATTTAGTAAAGTTCTCTTATGACGGAAAAGATATTACGGAAACCAGATTGTATAGTACTGGTTCAATTGGTCCTGACTATGTTACAAACAAAAATTTAGACACGGTATGGTTCATTATGAACAATGATATTTACTGTCTTTCCGAAGGAAAGAGTACTGTCATGGTTGCTGCTCAGGGAGACAGGCTTAACAGCCAGCTTTTGTGGGATCCTTTTTCTGAAAGATGCTTCTTCATAAAAGATGACATGTATCTATGCAGTGTAGGAACAGAATCAGGTGATGTCGAAACAATATGTGACTACTGCCATTTGCTTCATTCTGAAGGTGTTAAAAGTCAACTAATAGGTTTTACCAGTCCAGACAGTAAATATTATATTTTGATCGGAGATGAAATAGTAGAAAAATAAAGAAAAACGTAGTTTCACAATAATTCTTATATAATAACGCACTTTAAAACAGGGGCATTTCTTCAAATGAAACGCCCCTGTTTTCTTATTTGTTTAGTATAGGTCTTGCGACTTTTTCATTAAAGAACTCAATAAGTAGCCCCATGAAGAAGGCTGTAATAATAGTTCCAATTCCAGCAAATGTAGGTATATCCGTAAAATCCTTTAGACATATTCGCAACTATTACTTTATATGTCAATAGATCCTTGTCTTAATCTTAACTTCTCTTCTGTCATAGGTGAGAAGTCCATTTACTTCATCTTCAACGTCACTTACCTGAGTATAGACAAAGCCGCACAGGCCCTTAGTTTCAAGAGGAAGAAGCTCGAGGTGAATAAACTCTCCATACTCTTCATTCAGTTTTTTCCTGCTCTTGTATGTTGCGTATCCATAGGTTTTCCTGCTTGCGCTGTGATCAGGATCATAATATGTTAGTCCCCCGCATTCAGAAATAAAGCAGGCTCTTTCATACTTATCATAAGGCACTTTAGGCTTTCTGAAGTAGTTATGTATGCTGTTGAAATCTCCCGAACCCTGATCAAACCAGCCACTGGCCGCATCTATAGGCCTTGTGCTGTCAACAAACTTAAGCACACCCGGAAGAGTTGCCGCATCAAACTGTCCCCAGCCTTCGTTGAAGATGGTCCATATCGCTATAGAAACACTGTTCTTGAGATACATTACAGTATTACGCATCTCAGTTACAAAAGCCTTTCTACCTGCCTCATCCGATCTTGCGAGGAATTTATAACTCTTAGCAGAATCATCAAATGTCTGCATAAGATTTGGGAAAATATTCGGAAGATAGGTTACAAGCGGCTTGTCATAGGTAGTTCCTCCGCTGACCATATCCTGAATAACCAGCATTCCAAGTCTGTCACAGTGGTAATAGTATCTTGCTTCCTCTATCTTGATGTGCTTACGAAGGGTATTATAGCCAAGCTTTTTCATGGTCTTGATGTCATAGATAAGAGCAGCATCCGAAGGTGCCGTCATAAGACCATCAGGCCAGTATCCCTGGTCTAATACCCCTTTGATAAAATAGGGTTTATGATTAAGGCAAAACCTCAGAATACCCTTTTCATCTTTTTCCATGGTATAGGTTCTCATACCAAAATAGGAGGTTACCCTGTCGGATTCTCCATTTGCACCATTGGCAACAACTTCAAAATGGTACAAATGCGGATCCTCAGGTGACCAGATTTTAACATCCTCAATCTGAACTTTGATCTCAGAAGAATATGCATATCTTACATCAATAGGGATCGTATCTGACGAAAGTATCTCGTGATCTGTCTGGGATTCAAGGGGATCGCAGGGCTTAAACGTGTCCCTTTCTATTATCTTCCCAAACAGTTTATTATCAGGAGCTTTATCTTCATTAGTATCTGGCAACCTTCGAATTATTACATCGCAGGGTTTTGACACCGTAAGCTTTATAAGGGCAGTTTTAAGGTCACTTTGAGGTTCAACTACCACCTTATAGATCATAGTTTCAGGAACCCACTCCATCCATACGCTCTGCCATATTCCGCTCTGCGCAGAATAAAACATACCGCCTCTTCGAAGTGTCTGCTTACCTCTTGAAAGCCAGGAAGTATCAGTTACATCTTTTACACAGACCTTTATGTCAAAAAACTCTTTTGCCTCATTATCCGAAGAATCATTTTCAGACTCATTTTTCAGAAAAGAAGTTACATCTATTGTAAAGGGCAGATATCCCCCTTCGTGATGTGCCGCAGCGTGACTATTAATATATACGTCACAGATCTGGTCCACAGCGCCAAAGTGAAGCAAAAGGCGGGCATTTTTAGAGGGCCTGTTATCAACTTCAACCTTTCTGTAATACCACAGATATTCATCAGGTTTAAGCACATGGGGAAGAAAAGTTTCCTTGTTTTGTGAAGTTTCATCCACTATAGAAAGAGCGCTTTCAGGAGAAAAAGGCACTCTTATCCTGCCACTTATATCCTTCTTACGGGGAAGCGCAGCAGATTTTGTAACACAAAAACCCCAGATTCCGTTTAGAGATACGTAACTATCTCTTTCGAACTGGGGTCTTGGATATTCTGATTTTGGACATACTGATTCAAGCACTTTTTCAGTCCAGGGAGTGTCGAGCCTTCTAAGCGCTACAGGTTCCTTACTTCTTACCATACTGCGAGTGATATCTGTGAGATCCATATATCTCCTTCATGCAGGGCATTTTGAAATATATTATCAGGCGTTTACAGCCTTTTCTTTTTGGGAAATTAGTTCCTTGTAGAACATGGCTCTGCTGGCATTGTAATAAGCTTCAACCCATAACAGAGGAACAAAAAATGTAATGATTCCAATAAGGATCATAGGGATAAAACTAAGAACCAGCCAGATATACTTAAGATAGTTATTGCGCATGATCTTCACGCTCTTTTTTACGAGCTGTCTTACTGAATTATCCGGAAAGTCCTGTAATAGAAAAAAGGTCTGTGACATAGCAACTGAAAAGATAATATATGGAACAAGGAGAATAAGTGTTCCATACAGGAGCATGATTGGAGTTATCAGACCAAACGTGTTCAAAAACATAGGTATCTGCAAAATGATGATAGCAATTGTATAGATCAGCTGGATAAGGATTGCTTTGTCAGGATTTTGCTTAAATCCAAAAAAGAGGTCTCCAAATGTCACCGGCTGATCAAAAGCCAGATTCATAAGCATATAACTTCTTCCTGAAATAAATACGCCAAAAAGGAGATCAATTATGATCTCCGTTGCAAGCGATATATAAATGTTTGTTATCCGCTGTATGAAAAGCATACTCGCAAAATAAAAAATATCAACCACGATACTGGCAGCTATTATCGTTCCATAGTTACCAAGAAGTCTTTCTCTGGCCGTGGCTTTGACCATAGAAGTTGAAATGCCTGCTGCTTTAGCCATTAAATTATATTGTCCTTTTATAATTATTTATACAGAATAATCTGCATTCATTCCTGTAAGAAGCCCTGCATCAGCGGCTTTGCGCTGTTTCTGATAGGGATTGTCTTCGTTAGTATATTTGATCTGAGAAGTAGTAGTTCCGCCGGATACATATGTCCTTCCACATTCAGGGCATACAGCTGTATGAATGCTTACTGATGCCTGAAGGACCTTGCCGCCGTTCTGGGCTGCCTTGGCATAAGCATTCGACACATGTTCCTGCTCATGTGCTCTTACTCTTGATCCTGCTTCAGCGGGACTTATGTGCTGAGCAGTCTTAAATGATACCATTTCATCGGATCCGTCCTGGTACTTACGATTCTGACACGTCTCACACTCTGCAGGAGAAGATTTCCTGCCTGCCGACTTAACATTTGATTCTCCGGGATTAACTACTGACTTGCTCTCACCCGCCGAAGAAACTGAAGATGTGCCGTATCCGCTATAACCATATCCGTATCCTATAGCGTTTATTCTTATCATATGCAATCCCTCTTAATACCATCCGGACTACATTGTCTATCTATATTCTACTGAGGTATAACACCTGTACTGTTCATGATCGCATCATACAGATTGTTGTAATTATCAATTGTATTGCTCTGTCTGAACGCTTCCACTGCTGCTACAACAGAAGGATCGGTAAAGATCCTATAAGCTATAACTGCAACTGTTATATATGTGATAGATACACCAATTATTCCTATAACAAGTCCTATAACAGCCTTGCGTGTAAGCTTCTTACTGTTACCTCTTGAAAGAAGTGCCAGTACTATGGCTACGCCTCCCAGTATTATCGCAATAAAACCGGTACTATAAAATATTATGGACGTGATGCCGAGCCATACTGACATGCTTGCCATACTTCTGCGTGGACTGCTCTCCATCGCTACGCCTCTCTTTTTTATATATTTATTCAAATTAATACTATCATAAAAGCAGAATATTATCAATAAACCCCTTGAATTTTCTGATAATTTATACAAGGGTTTAACAAAAGGCTTCATATGTGATATGCATC
Coding sequences within it:
- a CDS encoding GntR family transcriptional regulator; this encodes MAKYQEIVGWISEQIDKGDYPPGSKIPSENELCRKFGISRQTVRHAIAYLIEEGKLTAERGSGTYVKGDFVENSSKRIAVVTTYVDSYIFPKTIQGIENKLTEYGYTMQLSFTGNTFTKERAILQDLLDNGDVAGLLIEPSRSALPNPNIDLLAELDKKGTRILFLNSNYTQLPFPHVSLADKECAYRAVKELIDAGHRNIACILKLDDRQGHERYSGYLKAMMEAGITVSDEWVVWLDTDDISHMKDNYDRIRRRFDGCTALFAYNDQVAVDAIGVLHAAGIMVPKRMSVVSMDDSDMAKMNGFELDSVPHPKERLGEKAAENIIHLIHNRNYDATYEFIEDVIQRGSVRNIK
- a CDS encoding BrnT family toxin, encoding MNDIRFEWDENKNRININKHGLSFNEAKTVFYDTNAILFDDPDHSENEDRFLIIGFTKSEKLCIVSHCYRQDDVIRLISARKATTSEASFYEEYNGG
- a CDS encoding antitoxin, producing the protein MRKEYDISNLNPRKNPYAKQLKKQITMNISITTINYFKEQSEETGIPYQTLINLYLTDCAEHKKKLSMTWN
- a CDS encoding flavin reductase family protein; protein product: MSKIQFPKPGNFIYPVPAVMVSCQSDNEKPNIITIAWTGTVCSDPPMAYISVRKERHSYQMIKDSGCFVINLPDKDLAHACDYCGCTSGRKVDKFKECHLTPVKSSVVSAPMIEEAPVSIECKVTQVIPLGTHDMFLAEVVAVHVDEKYMDEKNAFHMDDIGMFAYEHGTYRELGAKLGTFGYSVRKKPTASKPSSKKPQNSASHASKSKKKTRSSRNKKKT
- a CDS encoding clostripain-related cysteine peptidase, giving the protein MADNRPHSRTKAPSSGTGHVSKRGSGTGHGQVGNTGGLHGPGRGSGSLGSSRPASSSGSSHRTGGYYGGGTGGPSYGGIKLLPMLIILAVVFFFVMRNCGGSSFLSDYETGTGTSTSGTGIGGSSYSGTTLSNTGTGWMTSSSNAYQDTSMSAADKTVSDAARDKYTTIKGGGEDTVTVMVYMCGADLESRSGMATRDLNEMVYADLSDKVNVIVETGGAKKWQNSVISASTNQRWEVEKGGLKALDKNVGSKQMTDPNTLVDFINFATKNYPADRYMLIFWDHGGGSVSGYGYDELYPNRTMTIDEISNALKKTGIKYDFVGFDACLMAGMETAMAVEPCADYLIASEETEPGTGWYYTNWLTDLSNNTSIETVDLAKKIIDDFTSACASSSSRSKTTLSVIDLAEFKGVIPDVLASFGTSLNAQLKSENYQDVAKARSDTREFASSSHIDQVDLVNFCNNLGTEDALKLADAVKGCVKYNKTYNVTNAYGMSIYFPYSSLKSVNSMVKIYENLDMDGSYSDSIKSFATLESSGQIVTSQAPQGTGLFDVLLGGSGQTQSSSSSVDITSILMQALSGAGSSTNSSYSGSGSGYGSLLDYASLLGGSGLVSSDSIESFASLLGGRARITSDDLALTQKGGENVVSLSEDQWSQMKSVGLNVFVDDGAGYIDLGIDNVASYNDDGDLIVTYDGTWMAVNGQFVAFYICQDDYDADTGYYYLLGYIPAELNGEYVNIMVEFSSEHEEGVILGAQAVYKGSDGENSFSTEGKGLVEIVEGDKIDFLCDYYSYDGTFQDSYFLNEESLVVGSDGLYIETLTMDNENVYYSYRLTDYLNSNYWTPVQKY
- a CDS encoding glycoside hydrolase family 2 TIM barrel-domain containing protein → MVRSKEPVALRRLDTPWTEKVLESVCPKSEYPRPQFERDSYVSLNGIWGFCVTKSAALPRKKDISGRIRVPFSPESALSIVDETSQNKETFLPHVLKPDEYLWYYRKVEVDNRPSKNARLLLHFGAVDQICDVYINSHAAAHHEGGYLPFTIDVTSFLKNESENDSSDNEAKEFFDIKVCVKDVTDTSWLSRGKQTLRRGGMFYSAQSGIWQSVWMEWVPETMIYKVVVEPQSDLKTALIKLTVSKPCDVIIRRLPDTNEDKAPDNKLFGKIIERDTFKPCDPLESQTDHEILSSDTIPIDVRYAYSSEIKVQIEDVKIWSPEDPHLYHFEVVANGANGESDRVTSYFGMRTYTMEKDEKGILRFCLNHKPYFIKGVLDQGYWPDGLMTAPSDAALIYDIKTMKKLGYNTLRKHIKIEEARYYYHCDRLGMLVIQDMVSGGTTYDKPLVTYLPNIFPNLMQTFDDSAKSYKFLARSDEAGRKAFVTEMRNTVMYLKNSVSIAIWTIFNEGWGQFDAATLPGVLKFVDSTRPIDAASGWFDQGSGDFNSIHNYFRKPKVPYDKYERACFISECGGLTYYDPDHSASRKTYGYATYKSRKKLNEEYGEFIHLELLPLETKGLCGFVYTQVSDVEDEVNGLLTYDRREVKIKTRIY
- a CDS encoding DUF975 family protein → MAKAAGISTSMVKATARERLLGNYGTIIAASIVVDIFYFASMLFIQRITNIYISLATEIIIDLLFGVFISGRSYMLMNLAFDQPVTFGDLFFGFKQNPDKAILIQLIYTIAIIILQIPMFLNTFGLITPIMLLYGTLILLVPYIIFSVAMSQTFFLLQDFPDNSVRQLVKKSVKIMRNNYLKYIWLVLSFIPMILIGIITFFVPLLWVEAYYNASRAMFYKELISQKEKAVNA